In Methanofervidicoccus sp. A16, the sequence CCACACACTGCCAACCTACCAATATCCCCCCCTGGAAAGAATATAGGTTTAACAGTATGTCCATCTATGGTAAAAATAACCTCCTTATCTCCAATGGGTACAGTTCCTCCGTCGTCCAAATCCCTCAATCCTACTCCCCCTTCTACAGAGGTTAACTCTAAATTACCCAGTATCACCCTCTCAATAAGTTCCTGCATTAACTTTCCTCCAGCGCCGTGCATCCTCGTTATCTTCATCATTATATCCCTAAAATAGTATATTTAAAATTTTTAATAAAAATAATTATAATAAAAAAATAAAAAATTTATTCCAATACTTCCAATATCTTAGCCTTTATAAGCCCCTTAGATGCCCTTGGCTCTGCAATTACTCTTCCACAACCTATACATTTTACAACAGTTGCAGGGCATCCAAATATAACCTGCTCGTTGCCACACTCTGGACACTGGACCTTTAAAAACCTACTCCTTGGTTTTGGTATTAGATCCAACATCTCACCTCCATCTAAAAATTACTCTACCAATTCAAATATCCTCACTCTAAATCCACCACTACGTCTAGTGTGCATCTTTCCACATTCTGAGCACTTGTACCTTAAGTCCAACTTTTTAACAGGTTTTGAACCAC encodes:
- a CDS encoding 30S ribosomal protein S27e, which produces MDLIPKPRSRFLKVQCPECGNEQVIFGCPATVVKCIGCGRVIAEPRASKGLIKAKILEVLE